The DNA segment GTCAGTCTCTTAAAGAGGTATCTCGTGAATATGGTGTGTCTTCATCCAATCTTATTCTTTGGAGAAAAAAATATAGTAATATCAATACCCAAAGTGATGAGGTTATCACTCTTGATGACTTTAGAAAGCTTCAAAAAGAACTAGCTGCCGCTAAAGAAGAGTGTGCTATTCTAAAAAAGGCTTTGACAATATTCGCGAAAAACTAGATGATA comes from the Cetobacterium somerae ATCC BAA-474 genome and includes:
- a CDS encoding transposase, with amino-acid sequence MSKRKTYDEEFKKTLVNLILNGQSLKEVSREYGVSSSNLILWRKKYSNINTQSDEVITLDDFRKLQKELAAAKEECAILKKALTIFAKN